The DNA segment GATGGCGGCATGGTCGCCTCCGACTGGACGATGCAGCGTCTGTCCGATCTGCTCGACGCACCCGTCGACCGGCCGACCATTCTCGAAACCACTGCACTCGGCGTCGCCTGGCTTGCCGGCAGCCGGGCAGGGGTCTGGCCAAACCAGAAGCAGTTCGCCAAATCCTGGGCGAGAGATCAGCGGTTTGAGCCCACGATGGATGAGAAGACGCGGGCCGGAAAGCTGAAGGGTTGGCGCAATGCGGTGAAGCGAACGCTGAGCGACGCCTAGATAATATTGTCCCCGATCGCCACCTGTAGTAACGTTGCTACATCCATGGAGGCGCCGATGAGCACCACATTTTCCAGCCGGGAGTTCAATCAGGATACAGGCCGGGCGAAGAAAGCTGCAGCGGATGGGCCGGTGTTCATCACCGACCGGGGGCGGCCGGCGCATGTGCTCTTGTCGATCGAGGACTACCAGAAGCTGACACGCGACGGAAACGATCTCACGGATTCCAACGCTTCCGGCCGAAACCACAGGAAAAACATCCTCGAACTTCTCGCCATGCCGGGATTGGATAAGGTGGATGACGATTTCGAGTTTCCGGAAATGAAGGGGGACTGGGGCCTTAAGACTCCGGACTTCTCGTGAAGTTTATTCTGGATACCAACGTTATCTCAGAGTTTCGCAAGGCTGCCGGCGGCAGATGTCACCCGGGCGTTATAGCTTGGGTCGAGACCGTCGATCCGCAAGCAATGTATCTCTCGGTTATCACGATCATGGAGCTGGAGGTCGGTTATCTGTCGTTGAAGCGACGTGACCCGCTGCAGGCTGCGCATGTCAAAGCCTGGATATCCGATTATATTCCCAGGGTCTTTGAAGATCGCATTCTCGCGTTTGACAATGCGGTGGCGCTTGCCTGTGCCGGATTGCATGTTTCCGACAAGCGGCCGGAGCGGGATGCGATCATTGCCGCCACCGCGCTCCTTTACGGCCTGACGGTGGTAACCCGCAATATCCGGGATTTCACGGATACGGGGGTGCCTCTCCTCAATCCCTGGGAATCCTGAGCCAACTGGAAACGCACTGTTTCAACCGCCACGCTGGGATCTGCCTGCAACGTTGATTATCTGAACTATCGAAACATTCATTTTGCCCTCAGGGCTTTTGAGACAGGCAGGACCCCATGGAACTTGGTCTTTACACATTTGGCGACGTTCATCCCGAGGCGCCGCAGGGGCGCGGGCGGGAGGGCGAGGAGCGGGTGCGGCATCTGATCGAGGAAATCGAACTCGCCGATCAGGTCGGGCTCGATGTCTTTGGTCTGGGCGAGCATCACCGGCCGGATTATGTTGCGTCCGCTCCGGCGATGATCCTTGCTGCGGCAGCTGCGCGCACGAAAACCATCAAGCTGACCAGCGCCGTCACCGTGCTCAGCTCAGAGGATCCCGTGCGGGTTTTCCAGCAGTTTTCAACGCTTGATCTGATCTCGAATGGCCGCGCCGAAATCATGGCGGGGCGGGGCTCCTTCATCGAATCCTTCCCGCTGTTCGGTTATGATCTGGAGGATTACGA comes from the Pararhizobium qamdonense genome and includes:
- a CDS encoding type II toxin-antitoxin system Phd/YefM family antitoxin, which encodes MSTTFSSREFNQDTGRAKKAAADGPVFITDRGRPAHVLLSIEDYQKLTRDGNDLTDSNASGRNHRKNILELLAMPGLDKVDDDFEFPEMKGDWGLKTPDFS
- a CDS encoding type II toxin-antitoxin system VapC family toxin produces the protein MKFILDTNVISEFRKAAGGRCHPGVIAWVETVDPQAMYLSVITIMELEVGYLSLKRRDPLQAAHVKAWISDYIPRVFEDRILAFDNAVALACAGLHVSDKRPERDAIIAATALLYGLTVVTRNIRDFTDTGVPLLNPWES